Below is a genomic region from Methanosphaera sp. ISO3-F5.
ATATTTTTTTTACAAGTTATATTATGTTTTTTTAATAAGGAGTGGTGAGTTAAGTTTTTTTTTAGACTGTGTCTTTCTTATTAAAAGTTGTTTTTTTTATAATAGGTGATTTAATTTTTTTTAACTATTTTTTTGTATTTGTAGGAGTAATAGTTTTTTTCTTTTAATTTTTGAATGTTTGCATAGTCTTTATTTTTTTTTCTTTAACTCGGTTTTTTTTGACTAAGATTATATGGCTTATAGGTTTAGGATAACCTAAATTTCTTAGTCAATTAAATGTTGTACTCAAAAGTATATAAAGGTTTTGGTATACCTAAAAATTTAATCATTGCAAAAAAAACAACAAAACCCAAAATAAAACAACAACAAAACTAAAAAAAATAAAACAAGAAAAGAAAACTACCTGTTTTCCAAAATATCTTCCTTAAGATCAGAACGTGTGAAAGGAACTTCAAGTCCCATAGCCAATGCCTTATCAACATTCTTAACACGCTGTTTCTTCTTATTAGTACTTAATTTTCTTAACATTTCAAGACCAAACTTACCTTCATTAGTCTCAGTAACTTCTAAAACACCATCATCAACAGCACTATTAATAAGTTCAACACCAACATCCGTTCTTTTTATAACAGTAGACCATCCAGGCTTAGCCCCAACAGAACCACAAGAAAAGTCAGATAACTCTGCAACATAATCCATACAATATTTACAACCACTCTGCTCATAACCATGAGTCTGCTTAATAGGAATTGCAGTTTCATCATCAGCAGTTCTGATGAATAATTTACCCTTGGAAATATCCATCTTAGTAACCTTCTCAGGAACAGTATTAGCCTTATCCTGAATAAAAGCCTTCAATGAATCATAAGGGAAATTCTCCATACAATAAATACCAGTTACAAGTGCAACTTTATCCATAACATTTCTAAGACCCATAGGATAAGCCTGCATCTTACGAAGCCCCATAACCTGGCATGGTGTTCCAACAGTTCCAATTTTTTCAAGACCATAACTACGAGTTGCTTCTTTAATCATTGCAAGATTAGGACACATAGTATACTTTGTACCAGCCGCCTTTAAAATTTCCTTCTTGGTTGTTGCAACGATAGGTTCAGGCTTCCATGCTTCTTCACCTTCTCCTGCAACTATTGTTCCATCAATTATATTCTTTTCAAGAGCATATACGAGTAGTGCGGTTATGATTCCACCATCTTGTGATTTGCTTAATATTTTTTTATCGGTTGCTCTTGCTGTTATTATCTCCTGGTGTGGTCCGAGGACTGAATCTTGTATCATATGCTTTACTCCCCCTTATTCTAATCCCATTTCTTTCTTAATTTGGTCTATTGGCCACCAGCTACGTGTACATTGATAGTAGCATAAACCACATTTTACACATCTGTCACAGTTGAATGATGGTCTTCCATCCTTCATTGTCATTGCCCTTGTAGGACATGCTGCTGCACAGGCTCCACATCCAATACAAATGGACTGGTTTATTATTCTTTTCTGCAGGTCACATCCGCATGCATCCTTGTTTTCTGTGAATTTCATGAATGGTGCAAGGTAGTCCATGTCATTGTTTACTGCTGCTAGTATGACTTTTTTAATCATTTGTGGTGATGGTGGACATCCGGGTATTGCCATGTCTACTTTAACCAGTCTTTGTAATGCTAAAAAGGATGAGTGTTGTGGCTGTGCCCGTTGTCCTCCCTTAGCGTATACTGTGAATCCTCCCGTACATGCACATGATCCTAGTGCTACGAGTAGGTTTGATTTTTCTCTTGCTTCTTTAAGTTCTTTTATTGAATGTTCGTCTTCGAGACATACTGATC
It encodes:
- the frhB gene encoding coenzyme F420 hydrogenase subunit beta, translated to MIQDSVLGPHQEIITARATDKKILSKSQDGGIITALLVYALEKNIIDGTIVAGEGEEAWKPEPIVATTKKEILKAAGTKYTMCPNLAMIKEATRSYGLEKIGTVGTPCQVMGLRKMQAYPMGLRNVMDKVALVTGIYCMENFPYDSLKAFIQDKANTVPEKVTKMDISKGKLFIRTADDETAIPIKQTHGYEQSGCKYCMDYVAELSDFSCGSVGAKPGWSTVIKRTDVGVELINSAVDDGVLEVTETNEGKFGLEMLRKLSTNKKKQRVKNVDKALAMGLEVPFTRSDLKEDILENR
- the frhG gene encoding coenzyme F420 hydrogenase subunit gamma encodes the protein MKTEDKKEKKTTKAPKSNGKKLKIGYIHLSGCTGDLMSFTENYDELADLLNAVDIVYGQTLVDCWEMPEMDIVLIEGSVCLEDEHSIKELKEAREKSNLLVALGSCACTGGFTVYAKGGQRAQPQHSSFLALQRLVKVDMAIPGCPPSPQMIKKVILAAVNNDMDYLAPFMKFTENKDACGCDLQKRIINQSICIGCGACAAACPTRAMTMKDGRPSFNCDRCVKCGLCYYQCTRSWWPIDQIKKEMGLE